TGATTGATGAGATGAGATGAAATGAGATAGGGAGGGTTTGTATAGAGTTATTGGGAGGGGGTTTGAATGGTGCATCCCATGTTATTGGCATGggtgttaaaaaaatcataaaaatcgATTCGGCATCAAACCGGATCTATTGGTAGGTTATTTTCAAAAGGAATTTActtaaaaccaatcaaaataattatcgACGATGGATTGATTGTTCGattaaattcatgtaaaaaaTAAACCGTGTACACCGTAATGATGCAGCTTAAGGCTAAAACTCCTCCGTATAGGACGGCAAACCTCGTTTGGGCCATACAATGCATCATTTTGATCTTTAGTTGCAGGCCCAATATCATTTTTGGCCCAACAGCAACTTTGCAGACCGTGGTTATATCATCTATCGATTTATTCGTCCTCCTTCAAGCTCAGAGGGCGACAGATCCCGAAACCCCTTCACTAAACCCTAACTTGTGTGAGCTCTCTGATTATTCCGATATTTTGATTGAAATTGTTAGTTTTCTCTTCCATTAATTGTTGCAGCTGCGGTTTTAGTTAATTTCTTGGCTTCAACATGAGGTACTTCGCTATGCCAATTTTTTCCTCCATTATTTTGAAACTTCTCGAGCATGTAGTGACTGGTGAATGATGAGCTTGTGatttagtgttattttggattttcttcttttttatttcgcGTTTttagttttgttcatttttgtcTGACACAGAGTACTGCTATAACTCCCTCCATCAATGGATCTGTTTATTAGTAGGTAGACTGTTTATTGCTTTGCATTGCATC
This sequence is a window from Tripterygium wilfordii isolate XIE 37 chromosome 8, ASM1340144v1, whole genome shotgun sequence. Protein-coding genes within it:
- the LOC120003632 gene encoding uncharacterized protein LOC120003632, which gives rise to MGPKGPLWEEISVGMTRLGYKRNSKRCKEKWEIYIGVYGRCGLHYNGSRGISRLLEHSGLMFIDHELSEKDKKKELKAKTPPYRTANLVWAIQCIILIFSCRPNIIFGPTATLQTVVISSIDLFVLLQAQRATDPETPSLNPNLCELSDYSDILIEIVSFLFH